From the genome of Polypterus senegalus isolate Bchr_013 chromosome 8, ASM1683550v1, whole genome shotgun sequence:
TTTAGGAAGCTTTCTCAGTTCAGGAAAGTGTACAGCTCCAATAATTTCCCACTAAACATAAATAGGCTTGCACTTTGCCTTATAATGTTGGGATTTGTCCTTAAAAAAATTACTTCAACATTCAAATGTtgcaatttaaatactaaaataatcCAAATGTTCAGTCTTTCCCATAGAAAACAATTGTATGTCAGGTACAGTACTGTGTTGTCCCTTATTTTGAACAGAATTTGTGAGATATGCCTTCAAGTGTTTCTCCCAAGATAACAACTTTGGCCTGTAGAGGGCATCTCAATGCCTCTTAACCCTTTGCACAACTTCACAGGCAGAGTTTTGGTGCACACAAATGTCTTTTATTTGACAGCTACCTTATATTGGTCTCTTCCTTTCTTTATTCACAACTATAATACAAGTCTTTTTCCCTCcgctcctcccaggtgagcttagTATAACTcctctcccgactctgactccccaagACGATGGTGACGGTCCCCTTTAAAGCCAGACCTGTGAGTTCATCTAAGTTCAGGAGAAATCACTCCTGTGTCAGGTGGGAGCACCGGAAAATAGGGAGCGCTCCCCCTGTTGGCACCCACAGAGCTCAGGAGGGCTGCCTtatgggactgcaattcccagtaTGTCCTACAGGCTCATGAATGGACATACTAGCTCAGGAAGGCTGCAACCCAGCATGTTGGGAAAGCATACACTCTTGAGAGgctgtctccccctgtccatCTATTATAGCATCATTCCTACAACATAAGGGTACAGGGTTTATCCTGGCCATGACGTCAGTGCACCCCTGCTGTCCATCACACAAGTAACGAACATAGTTTCAATAGTATGTCCACTGCTGGGAGATACCTTATGACTTCCAGTGATGTTAAATGTTGAATCGCAATTTGCCTATATAATAACAAGGGTCTTCTAATGTagcttttttcctgtaaattGAAGGAATAATTATAGATTGGACATGTTAATGTACTGTAACTATGTAACTAGTAGTTGACCGAACTAGAAGACTTTGTTAAATTTtaggaacacattttaaaagtgccGTAAGCTATCAGGCTTACATACCAACCCAATGAGACTGTTGTGCATGTTTTCTTTACAGACATAACCAGGTTGTTGATAGCTAAAGCCTAAATTATTGCATGTAAGTTGCAAGACGTACGTAGCTCTGGTAAATCCAACATTCTCTCATATCCTTAAAGAAGGGTAGCTAAACTGGTACTTGTGCGTGTATTTGGTATTAGGTACAACATATTAATCCCTGAGGAGAAATTCtgtttttgcatgacctttggagatTAGCAGAAGTAAcaatagtagtaatagtattgccacatgtacagagtacagtgaaattcttacacaCATGTCCaaacaacatgcaacacatctccTCTTtccatgtgtgtgagtgtgcgatGTGATGAACTGATGCCCTGTTAAGGGTCATTCCCtctcttgtgctcagtgctgctggggtTAGCTCTGGGCCACATTGACTGTGTATAAAATTAAGCAAGTTCgacagtgtatgtatgtatatgtagaatTTGTAACAAAATGGGGTTTTGTTGGCAAAAGTAAGATAATGATTGAAATTACTTATTCTTTTTGCATCACAGAATGGGGGAACAGCAGTATAGCTTTGTGGTCCCAAGACATAAATACAAAGTCACGAAGGGGAATCTTAAGAAGAGCTGTTTTCACTGAAGATCAGAGAAAACAACTagaaaaaacatttgagaaaCAGAAGTATATCAGCAAAACGGACAGAAACAAACTTGCAACACACCTCGGACTCAAAGAATCACAGGTAAACcttcataaaaatgttttgtgtttaaacaCATTTCAGAGGTGCTTGAATCAGCTTTTACTTTCTCTTGTGAAAAACAACAATCAGCAACTTATGTCAAGTGTATTATTCAGTGAAAAAATAATTAGTCTAAACTCTCCATTATTTTGATCTTGCTCTTAGAGTGAGATACTTTGTATCTTTATGAAGTAtctacaaaaacagaaatgtagtgATTTTACCTGATTTTTGTAAATACGTTTCTGAAGTGACTTCTATCGCTGTGCATTTAATAAGTGGTACCATCAACATGCACATTCAGACAAAAACTTGCTTGAGAAATTGTATTTGTTACTGCCATCTTTCACTTTAAAAAATGATAGCAATATCCAAGAAAGCAACCATCTACAACGAACAAGCAAACACTTGTCTTATATTAAAGTAATTAGGATTAAACAAGGAGTGGTAATTGAATAGGATAGACAAAGAaaaaaggacaagaaaaaaaatactgcatcTGCATTTTATACCCTAATGTATAAGGAAATACATTCATACTGGAAAACAATAAGCACATCCATGTTTTTAAAGCAACTACGTTTGTTTCTTTCTGTGTAAACCTGTGTAAAAGCTAATCATATGAATTACATTTTAGTTAATCAAACCAGCAACATAAGTTACAGtgtgttcttttgttttattaaatcattacttattttttctctccaacaaattaaacaaatgtagTAAAATTTATGAAACAGGAAAGAGCTGAATTAGAGGTGAATCATCCCTAAGTCCAAGCAGTACCGTAGATGCACACAGACACATTTAAGTATTCATCCAAAAGGGAATGGATACACAGCaatcaaaaaaaaatccacaaaaacacacatttgcaCCTTGTATTGCTCTTAAAAGGtaagtttcatatttttaaagtcaaaattgtTTTTTCAGAGTTTCAGAGTCAAGGTATACATTAATTTGACGTGGGAAATTGTATACTttagtaaagcattttttttaataaaattgagtGAAGTGTCCATTTTATCAGTGCAAGCATGAAAAAAGCATAAAACCTTATTGAACACATTAGTTTTTAATGCAAGAAAATCCTTCAGGTTGCACACATATTATAAAAGAGTATATCCATGTCGTTTTCAGAAGAAAATGCAAGTTGTTGTGAGATTCTGATATTTTCAAAGAAGTCTGACTGTGTTATTTACCTCATTGCTTGTCTCCCTCCATGGCAGCCTTTCACTGCTTAGAGTAAGATTTTTCCctggatttaaataaataagatcTAATTTTGTAAGCATTTCCATACACACCCACAATCATACTATTTACACTCTTTTGGAATCGGAattatgtataaaataaacattgaataacattaaTAACAATGAATAACACCATTTTGAATTTCAGCCAAGGGAAACATACTTGCTGAAACATAACATTTGGGACTGACAACCTGTATGTTTtgggggatgtgggaagaaaccccaAGTTCACTCAGAGAGATTGTGAAAACTCCACATGTAACGTAATGCAGCTTGTTTGATTAATGCTGCAGTAACCATTTGTGCTGAGTGTGGTGTGAGCATTTAGGGCATGGTCTTGTATGCCCACCGCCAacatcatttctttcattttttttaaatttatttatttatttatttttattttttattaattttattacaatccatacaaagcaatcgagtttttacaaaaagaaaaattgagttaagaacagatccataatttctttcatttttaatgtatgtgtTTTACAAACTAAAAATTAACAGAATGAATATTATTGGTAggtgaaaaatgtaacaaatttccTGGACAGCGATTTTAAACATAATTGCAATAGAAATTTAGTTCCCAAGCTTATCAAGTTCAACTCTTCTACTGCTATATTCAGTAGTTGAAAATCAGTCTTTGTGTATATGTGGCTTTAACTTAGCTGTATCACACATCACTTTTAGGTAAGTTTTACTCCCTATACAGTGAAGTGTTTTGGTAGCTAAATATTTAGCCAAAAGTGCATTAAcagcattattttatatttattattgtttttaattaaattattattttattttaggagcCTGAAGGAGTTGTAGGCAAAGCTATTGAAGagttatttttgaatttgtaGCCCTAGGTttacttttttgttgtatttaatcaTCTTTCATTGCACAAAACAGGATATTCATATACTGTTTGTTGGGGATCTGGATGTGTGAGCTCATGTGCTTAAGGTGCCACCTTCAACATATCTGATAGATACCACCTCTAATTTAGCTAAATTTGTAAATTTGAGGCCTTTTTCATGTTTGCAGCAACGGCCTGCAGACCACatttgaaactgcaaaaaaaacacagttttttttttcaaagtttaaaataaatttttactaAAAATACAATTTACCAAGGAAAATGAATGTATACTATTGTTTCCTAATAGGGAAGTCCTGACTATGCCACCCAGTGCGGTTATGGGCACTAGGATACCTGAGCAAAAGAATTTTCTTCACCGTATTATTCCCCCTTAGTTTCGAAATCTGGGATCCAAAGACAGGCACAAATGATAATGCTGCAACAGCCCAATCAGTCCTTTAcaagatttatttaaaacattaaaatgatcaaaaaaagcacaaccttccttttcattcattttttttttcaaaactatgTTTTCCCAAAAAAACAGTCAAACACCCCTGTCGTTTTTAGCTTGATCCTCCAGCTACCAGAGGTCCCAGAAAACCAACTCTGATGTTCCTGGCATCCACTTGAAAATTCTCATTCACTCCAGGATCAAGAGTCTAAACAGCTGAATCAGAGCCGTCAGTACCCAATCAAATGAGGTGCCAATTTGCCACTTTCCTTGGCTCAGCCCCCAggatttcatatttaaatttgaGACAGGTGGCTTTTTGCTTCCACAAGAAAAACTACACAGTTTCAGTTCACAGACTGCTTGAGAACAACCCTCCAGAAACTGAATTTGTGTTGCAGGCTCTCTGGTAGCCACTCCCAGCTTTTCTACTATGTCCTGCATCCGTTATTCTGTTTTttacttctgttcttttccttttgtttcctttcattgAACCAAATCTTGCAACCTTCAGTCTTTTCCTCTGCCTCAAAGAGTccccattttttttgttaaccacACCCACTTCAATCCAATCCCCACCCAATTAAATACAATTAGAAAAcatgtgaaaaataattaaacagtacAACAATTACAAACAAGTGAAATCAATTAACCAAGTGCtcaatcaaagaagaaaaaataataagcatACCACAAAGTGCACATCTACCTAATTAAACAATAAcacatactttaaaaataaaaaaaagaatcctCCATGCATTATAATGCTGTAACACTATAATTAGGAAACATTTGACGTCAAAAATATCACCCATATCCCTTAAAGTTTTAAAGAACAGCAACCCCCTATTGTTGcaattacagtatatgacaaTATATTTCTCTATACACAAACAGATGTAAGAAGCTTTCCaattaaattttaatgtaagtttTTCTCTTATAGGTTAAGATCTGGTTCCAGAATCGAAGGATGAAGTggagaaattcaaaagaaaaagaaatcttcgGTCATAAATCATGTGAAGATGAATCCTTGCTGGAGAGTTATATTCCCACAAATGAACTCATTGAATGTGCAAGTGTGTcagacaaacaagaggagaggTTCAAGCAAACATCTACACACAACAACCTTGGAGACAAGAGAGCATCTGAGCAAAGACTTAAAAAGACTCCTAGTATGAAGCTTGGAAAATGTGATGGAATGGTACTTAATTCTTTAATACAACACCAGAACATCCCAACTGAAATTATTTAAGGACATTAAAGACATTAATCCATAAAAAGAGAactttctcagaattctacaaaaaAATTCCAGTGGTTAACATTCCAGTGGTTGCTATCCTCAGTTAAGACTATATTATGTGGTTTTCAAACAATATCTAAAACATCAAATAATAAATTGCATATTCTTTGTGTCTTTAATATATTTAACATGACTGTCTTTAAGGTATTAATAATGCCTTGCtggaaaaagaaatactgtatgtttttaaccAAGAAATTCATTATTATCCTAAATGTACCGTACAGATGAGCTCAAAGTATGGTGGGGCAGAGCATGCCAACATTCAGCAGTAGCATTTAGCGCCATGCCACTGAAACACTCCAAGTTACACGGACAGTTACGCAAAGCTTCTGCGAACAAATCACTTTAAGTTTGAACTAAATTTATGTTCAGCTTAATCTTTTCATGTAATAATATGTTTgagtattgttattattgtaaatatttaaaatataattcctCAGACTAAATACTTTTCATTTGAACttgttgcatttactgtatagcTCTATCCTtctatatataatacgctaccgtggctactcgtttgtctgtccaggattttaaatcacctgtagttcgcaaactgtttgaactattgacctgaaatttggaactcatatactatgtgatgtctactatccacgttcggggtgatgattgacctccaaagttattcagcttttaattttattttattgtaaaatcaactttCGGCAACAGCCAGCAGGGTGGTGTTCTCATCCCTTTCCCCTACCTCTtttttatcttaaatcattcttgagggagGTTGAAGgtttaagtaccagcttaagttaaaaattaaagaaaacatactaattgcaacaaaaatgtactaattgcaacacaaacactgcctTAATCACTTTTGACGCGTagagatgctgacgaaagaagggaagaagcgggctgctagggtggagaaaagaagagctgctcaggaagcagcaagcgcatcaacctctgagcaaacaaatgctaaacatacagataAAGAgactgaaaactaggaatgcttaagTCGAGTGTATTTGCTgtacattatcgtgcagtgtgctgttactagTTGATATATAAAACTATGACATTTACATTCAGTCAATCTCCATTGCCAAAAAATGAGGGAACACCTAAAATAACAGGGGTTAGAAGAGAGAATAGAGGAAAATATATTCATGACTacagtgaaataaaaacaaaaacagatgaaGCAGACGTTACTCTCATTTCCGAATCCTACTTTAATCAGACAAtgtaaataacaaatataattaattataagtTATCAGTTGAACAGCCACTTCATATGAGCACATTCTGCTATAGATAAAATACTTGACTATCTTGTGCCTATTGAAAAAAATTATGATCATTTATAGCTACATTATAGTACCAGTTTTAAAgtcccaaaaaatgtaaaatccaaaTTATGTACCACCATCACTTTCTAAAATTGTGTATTAtatctttttactttatttctccaTCTTTTTCTTCCATTgaactaaaataaaattgtattttaaagtaaaaagccCACTTCATTCATTTCTGCTGGATTCCTATACACAAACTAATGTTGCTGTTTAGCATTGCTTCTCAAACAACACTGGAACTTGAACATCCTTTACATATGTAAAACATCCCAGGAAATTATTAATAAACCAGCTAAGTGTCACTTGATGTCAGATTTGATGCAACACTTGAACTGACCTAGCTGTCATCAACTTATGTGTGAACAGAGTTAATAATTACTGATTCAAGCATGAAAAACTTCACAATAACTTTATGAAAGATGATCAGATGCTAATGCAATGCTGAAGCAAATTGTACATAAGttgtgtcatgcatgtgtgccaGAGGGCCACCTTCTAGGTTCACCTAAAGTAAGTAGTACCACCCCTGGGCAACAAGGGGTGCTATCGctaacagtcctgtctcctttgtCCCTCACTACTTCAAGAAACTGCCCCTTGAGAACACTAAAGCAAGGGAAGCCTTGTCTTTTCTGGTCTACCTGATATAAAACTAGAACGCTCCTGGAAGGCAGCATCTCATTCTGATGTCGACCTTGCTTCTGTGCTGACCTAATCCAGAAACGCTTGTTAGCAGTTCCAGAGTGGATAACTATATTCCTTAAGAAGGCACATTTTATTTGTTGCTTTATGCTTCCGATTAAATGGGGTTTTGCCTGGTTGGCACCTCAACCATTTGGCATTGTCCTACACCTTCTTTTGCCCTGCTACAGTAGTCAACATGATTCATGATAATAACGACAAATGATCCAAAATAACATTATGGAAAGGTTCATTCAGTCAATGGGTTGCTTAAAAATTGCTGTAGCCTCAAGGTggaactggaatgttcaagctgcaacactataGCTTTGAAGAGTTTGCCCAAGCAACCTGAAAATAGGCTGGCAGTACTAGGCACAAAGAAAATGTCATGAGAAATTGGAAAACATTGGCTATGACAGCTGAGTTGAGTTTCCTATAAACGttttaacaatatattaaattattgtgGCACATTTACCATTTATTCAATTTTTGCATAACAAAGCCATTTGCTGAAAGATGGAGTCTATACCATATTTGCCCtttcatttacacatatgtattctgtcttgttcctacagaccttcattcctctcctctctagagcatgtctccacctctccagggtctcctcaacctgctccctactatcgctacagatcacaatgtcatcagcaaacatcatagtccacggggactcctgcctaatcttgtctatcaacctgtccatcaccattgcaaataagaaagggctcaaagctGATCCCtaatataatcccacctccacgttaaaTGCATCCTTCGTTcgtactgcagacctcaccactgtcacacttccctaacctgtacaactcttacgtacttctctgccactcccgacttcctcatacaataccacagttcctctcgaggcaccctgtcatatgctttctccaggtccacaaagacgcaaagcAACTCtttttggccttctctaaacttctctattaacagagcaaacattgcatctatgttgctctttcttagcatgaaaccatactgctgcacaCTAATCATCAccacacttcttaacctagcttccactactctttcccataacttcatgctgtggctcatcaattttattctcttgtagttactgcagtcctgcacatccctcttattcttaaatatcggcactagtacacttcttctctactccccaggcatcctctcactttccaagattccattaaacaatctggttaaaaacttcactgccatctctcctaaacacctcttaGCTTCCATAGGTTTGTAATCTGGACCAAcaccctttccatttttcatcctcttcatagctgtccttacttcctccttgctaatccattgcactttctgattcactatctccacatcacccagccccttctctctctcattctcttcattcatcagcctcccagtgcctgtctcacctcctccctaaattcaaccttgcagtcttcctttttcaacttccaccatttgacccttggctctgccctcaatctcttcctcttcttgatctccaatgtcatcctacagaccaccatcctatgctgctaaATTAcactttccctgccaccactttgcagtcttcagatcaactcttcgacataggatgtaatctacccaTGTGCATCTTCCTGCACTCTTGTATGTAacactatgttcctccctcttcttaaaatatgtattcaccacagccatgtccattcgtttggcaaaatccactatcctctgaccttcttcgttcctctccttgacaccatacctacccatcacctcctcatctccactgttcccttcaccaacatgcccaatgaaatccgctccaatcaccactttctgtcccttgggtacactgtccatcacttcatcccactcactccaaaaatcttctttctcacccattgcacacccaacttgcggtgcatatgcactaacaacatttatcatcacacctccaatttccaacttcataatcatcactctgtctgacattcttttctcctccaaaacactcttgacatactgttccttcagaataactccttccatccacactatgatagaacaatttgaatccacctctaatccacctggccttactccccttccatttagtctcttgcatgtacaatatatcagccttccttctctccatcatatctgctaattctctccccttaccagtcatactgccaacattcaaagttcctaccctcagttccactctctttaatttcctcctctcctcctgcctccggacacatctcccccctcgtcttctccttcttctttggccaacagtagcccaatttccggcaGCACCTTGTAggttaacagtactggtggcagtcgttgttaacccggggctcgaccaatccggtatggaaatttgtattgttgtccacatattgatttggcaaaattttacaccagatgcccttcctaacgaaacccttcccatttatctgggcttgggaccggcacaaacaaacacactggtttgtgcatgccctgtggctgggttaagaGGACTCTACTGCCATCAAACCCACTCCCGTTAAAAAATATTAGCCGGGACGATCTCTCCCTAGAGCACCAGTCCCTCACTCCTCCATGGGGCTAACGACTCCTCTGCCTCTCACTTGCCTGGGATGATCTGCTTTGGCACCCGATAATGCTCTCTCATGGTTCTCTTCCTTGGTTTGCTCTCTGCTGCTTCTTGTTCCACCCATCTGCTGTCAATCTGCATTTTCCTACTGAGAACCATGCCCTCAGATTTGgtggtgctgatcctcatccccaACTCATCACATCTGGTTGCAAACTGTACCAATGCATGTTAAAGTTTATAGCCCAATGAAGCCAGTAGTTTTAAGTCCTCCAAACTGGAGATCCTCCTTTCCACAGCTGCACCTTGATTTCCTGTCCAAACAGGATATGAGACAAAGCATACCCCTGGTGGAGTCCGATACCCACTGAGAACTGTACAAATGCTTTTCTGAGTATGTAGACACAGCTGTCACTGTTATTTTACAAGGACTAAATAGTCCTTGTAATAGCATCCCCCACAGAATCCCTCAAGGAACATTGTCATATGCCTCCCCTAAGTCCACAAAATACATGTAAACCGATCAGGCATACTTTCATGTCCCCTGCAGGATTCTCATGAAGGCAAAGCCAGGACAAAATTCACATTGTATCTCTTGGTTCTGAGGTTCCATGATCTCACATCTCCTTTCCAGTTCTCTGGCATTAGCTTTTTCAATAAGGATAAAAATGATTCCCCAATAGTTAGACACACATTCCAGtcctactttttaaaaatggggactACCACCGAtctcaccgattctgttcataacttttatggacagaatttctaggtgcagccagggtgttgaaggggtcctgtttggtggactcaggattgggtcactgctttttgcagatgatgttgtcctgtttgcttcatcaggccgtgatcttcaactctctctggatcggttcgcagctgagtgtgaagcggctgggatgagaatcagcacctccaaatccgagagcatggtcctcagccggaaaagggtggagtgccctctcagggttgggggagagattctgccccaagtggaggagttcaagtatctcggggtcttgttcacgagtgagggaagaatggagcgtgagatcgacaggcggattggtgcggcatccactgtgatgcgggctctgcatcggtatgtcgtggtgaaaaaggagctgagccgtaaggcaaagctctcaatttaccagtcgatctacgctcctaccctcacctatggtcatgagctatgggtagtgaccgaaagaacgagatcgcgaatacaagcggctgaaatgagtttcctccgcagggtgtctgggctttcccttaaagatagggtgagaagctcaatcatccgggaggggctcagagtagagccgctgctcctccgcatcgagaggagtcagatgaggtggctcgagcatctgatcaggatgcctcctggacgcctccctggtgaggtgttccgggcacgtccaaccgggtggaggccccagggaagacccaggacacgtggagggactatgtctcccggctggcctgggaacgctttgggattctcccgaagagctggaagaagtggccggggagagggaagtctgggtctctcttcttaagctgctgcccccgcgacccgacctcggataagcggaagaggatggatggatggatggatggatggactaccaCCCGGTATGTTGCGGTGATGGGCACTGCTCCTGGCAACCACACAGTATTGAACTGCCATGTTAGCCATGACAGCCCAATAATGTCTGGAGCCTGCAGCATGTCTGGACAGATCTCATCTACCCCCGGTGCTGTGCCAGAATGGAATTGCTTAACTCCCTTAGTGACTTCTCTCAGGGAAATTGGTGTTGATTCCCCATAAGCTTTTGGTTCTCCCTCCTCCACAGAGGGTTCATCTATCAGGTTCAGGAGCTCCTCATAGTGTTCCTTCTACTACTAAACTAATACTCAGTCTGGATCAGCATTTCTCTACCCTTCTTCCCCCTTCTGAGTCACCAGATGGTTTGCCAGAACCAGTTTGAGCTTGATTGATAGTCACATTCCATGTCTTCAGGACTGCAGATGCTTGAGACTGAGGAAGGAGTGATCCTTATTGGCCTGAAATGCAGTACCTCCTGCAGATGCCGACAAGTGATGGGAGATGTGTGTGGCTTGCACGGTACCCCACGTTTGCCTAGGGCCGGGCAAAGGGGACCCAGGCCTGGATATgatggttgactgcacctgttggtTTGGCGCTTCTGCAGTGGTCAGATCCCTTAAGAGGTAAGCTAAGCAGCCATGGCCTGGAAAAGGCAGAATTGGAAATCATGAGTTTTAAAGAACTGTTTCTCTGATTTGCTTTAAACTCGCTT
Proteins encoded in this window:
- the LOC120533592 gene encoding homeobox protein DBX2-like → MIPGIFPSQSPYWEMAGTSSYLQRPKPPGFGNSGKSFLIDNLLRNCDFQGPLSSWVPTTPLTVKMDPTAEQISPSGGPYSTRWLFQLVNPSDRQHAHSPNTEIMPQLQTGLAKHFFCKTPDFFLTYCGGSCLPPAPPAAFPKWGNSSIALWSQDINTKSRRGILRRAVFTEDQRKQLEKTFEKQKYISKTDRNKLATHLGLKESQVKIWFQNRRMKWRNSKEKEIFGHKSCEDESLLESYIPTNELIECASVSDKQEERFKQTSTHNNLGDKRASEQRLKKTPSMKLGKCDGMVLNSLIQHQNIPTEII